In Zobellia roscoffensis, the following are encoded in one genomic region:
- a CDS encoding DUF4331 family protein, which yields MKKTKLLFGMGILAVVGAVLVAADHIDAPGTTGNTADIADFYGFESPSNPENTVFIVDLQTDVLPDLAYGPFDENVLTEINIDTNDDLIEDLVIQAIPRKDTMYFFGPVIPAETGKMSEVMVGSPLGQVAISGESALTTTTEDGISLFAGPRQDAFFFDFGQFNKVIGGTAPEGFLPEGEAVDTFDGANTMALVIEIPNSILGETTAKNALGLTVYKTWVTTNRKQ from the coding sequence ATGAAAAAGACAAAACTTTTATTCGGCATGGGAATCCTTGCTGTGGTTGGTGCGGTTTTAGTGGCAGCGGATCATATTGATGCGCCAGGTACTACAGGCAATACTGCGGATATTGCTGATTTCTACGGATTTGAATCTCCATCCAATCCAGAGAACACCGTATTTATAGTAGACTTACAGACGGATGTGCTTCCCGATTTGGCATATGGTCCTTTTGACGAGAATGTATTGACTGAGATTAATATTGATACAAACGATGATTTAATTGAAGATTTGGTAATTCAGGCAATTCCAAGAAAAGATACTATGTATTTCTTTGGTCCTGTTATTCCTGCAGAGACAGGTAAGATGAGTGAAGTAATGGTAGGTTCTCCGTTAGGACAAGTTGCTATATCCGGAGAAAGTGCTTTAACAACAACCACTGAGGATGGTATTTCTCTTTTTGCGGGACCAAGACAAGATGCGTTCTTTTTTGATTTTGGACAGTTTAATAAAGTAATTGGTGGTACCGCTCCAGAAGGATTTTTACCAGAAGGTGAGGCCGTAGATACTTTTGATGGGGCCAATACTATGGCTTTGGTAATAGAAATCCCGAATAGCATTTTGGGCGAAACTACAGCTAAGAACGCTTTAGGTTTAACGGTTTATAAGACTTGGGTAACTACCAATAGAAAACAATAA
- a CDS encoding LETM1-related biofilm-associated protein, translated as MKMTFWFAPFNVILNFQNQYYMNPSASGWINKYGSLIEKEPGLYTDFKSHYRDLRNTGFVYGINMEIPDFISPEYKLSEDEKAKINLLHALYGTYTLETNDHEFVTFLEKIFEFYKVLELAHFSLLSKILTGSKTSAQLEKLIETRVSLGDTLINKTFNSVITNSLLFIDVLLFKCYLNDPKDIKEQAQLLEYLTINITYHALSSKEKNKNDERLALLFGSSLTFIESDAQDFDGSYRQQLLENRSEMENRYFLDVACLAVWEDKSLEYQESEFIFGLGKDLGLHSDYIKDSLENVQAFFLKNSKTIPFLKDTNLAIQFYDNMSKMVNKLILRNSKRLQKELAESKELVYLISKSTLKDLTPEEKKKVQNQLIDIFKSIPSLAIFILPGGAVLLPIFIKLIPKLLPSSFDENRIEK; from the coding sequence ATGAAAATGACGTTTTGGTTTGCTCCTTTTAACGTAATTTTGAACTTTCAAAACCAATATTATATGAATCCTTCGGCCTCAGGTTGGATTAACAAATACGGTTCTCTTATAGAAAAAGAGCCGGGCCTTTACACCGATTTCAAGTCGCATTACCGTGATTTACGTAATACGGGGTTTGTATATGGTATTAATATGGAGATACCTGATTTCATTTCTCCCGAGTACAAACTATCTGAAGATGAGAAGGCAAAAATAAATTTGCTTCATGCATTATATGGCACATATACTCTTGAGACAAATGACCATGAATTCGTAACTTTTCTAGAGAAGATATTTGAATTCTACAAAGTGCTGGAACTAGCTCATTTTTCACTCTTAAGCAAAATCCTCACAGGCTCAAAAACATCGGCGCAACTAGAAAAACTAATTGAAACCAGAGTATCATTAGGAGATACACTCATTAATAAGACGTTCAATAGCGTCATTACCAACTCCTTATTATTTATAGATGTACTACTCTTTAAATGTTATCTGAACGACCCTAAAGACATAAAAGAACAAGCTCAACTACTAGAGTATTTAACTATAAATATCACCTACCATGCACTGAGCTCTAAAGAAAAGAATAAAAATGATGAACGCCTAGCGCTGTTGTTTGGTTCTTCATTAACCTTTATTGAAAGTGACGCTCAGGATTTTGACGGTTCTTATCGGCAACAACTACTTGAGAACCGGTCAGAAATGGAAAACAGATATTTTTTAGATGTTGCATGTCTGGCGGTGTGGGAAGATAAGTCTTTGGAATACCAAGAATCCGAATTCATTTTTGGACTGGGAAAGGACCTAGGACTGCACTCGGATTACATTAAGGATTCTCTTGAAAATGTTCAGGCATTCTTCCTTAAAAATTCCAAAACAATTCCATTTTTAAAGGACACGAATTTAGCTATTCAGTTTTATGATAACATGTCCAAAATGGTAAATAAACTAATTTTAAGAAATAGCAAACGACTACAAAAAGAACTTGCAGAAAGTAAAGAACTCGTCTATCTCATTTCAAAATCCACTTTAAAAGACCTTACTCCGGAAGAGAAGAAAAAGGTGCAAAATCAACTAATAGATATTTTTAAAAGCATCCCTTCATTAGCTATTTTCATTCTTCCTGGTGGAGCGGTTCTTCTGCCTATTTTCATAAAATTGATTCCAAAATTACTTCCTTCCTCTTTTGATGAGAACCGAATAGAAAAATAA
- a CDS encoding LytR/AlgR family response regulator transcription factor, with protein MKTIIIEDEKPSARRLSRLLSNLDVEVSEMLHSVEEAVEWFLNNPHPDLIFLDIQLSDGLSFEIFDAVEVKSAIIFTTAFDEYALQAFKLNSIDYLLKPIDDEELEAAVNKYRSFKPEKQNMTLNFDDIKNLLVNPLEREYKKRFTARVGQHLKIINADEVESFYSENKGTYAATSDGRNYLLDTTLENLETELEPQTFFRVSRKFYININHIKDIVSYTNSRLQIKLNHFNEQEIIVSRDRVRDFKLWLE; from the coding sequence ATGAAAACCATAATTATAGAGGACGAGAAGCCTTCGGCAAGGCGCTTATCACGTTTATTATCAAATTTGGACGTAGAAGTGTCGGAAATGTTGCATTCTGTAGAAGAGGCGGTAGAATGGTTTTTGAACAATCCGCATCCAGACCTTATTTTTCTCGACATTCAGCTTTCAGATGGACTTTCGTTTGAGATTTTCGACGCTGTAGAGGTGAAAAGTGCCATAATTTTCACGACTGCTTTTGATGAGTATGCTTTGCAAGCTTTTAAGTTAAATAGTATTGATTATCTATTAAAGCCGATTGATGACGAAGAACTGGAAGCTGCGGTAAATAAATATCGGTCATTTAAGCCCGAGAAGCAAAACATGACCCTCAATTTTGACGATATTAAAAACCTTTTGGTTAACCCGTTGGAACGTGAGTATAAAAAACGATTTACCGCTAGAGTGGGGCAGCATCTAAAAATTATAAATGCAGATGAAGTAGAAAGTTTCTATAGTGAGAATAAGGGGACGTATGCGGCAACTTCGGATGGTAGAAATTACCTTTTAGATACGACTTTAGAAAACCTCGAAACGGAGCTGGAGCCACAAACTTTCTTTCGGGTAAGTCGCAAATTTTATATCAACATAAATCATATAAAAGATATCGTTTCGTACACTAATTCAAGGCTTCAAATCAAGCTAAATCATTTTAATGAGCAAGAAATAATTGTAAGTAGAGATCGTGTAAGAGACTTTAAGTTATGGTTAGAGTAA
- a CDS encoding BamA/TamA family outer membrane protein translates to MAQKKTKVSQDSIVDHLKISAFPVVFYTPETAFGFGGIGIANFWLKDEKKTTRPSSLQLGASYTTKNQILVYAPFEFYKDDEKWRLSGEFGFYKYFYNFFGVGIDSREEDEETYEVTFPRVRLALMREFLPDFYLGLGYEFDSYSSLRIEENGILEASNVPGKQDGTISNVGLQVSYDTRDNNFFPTKGFYIQGNVFTSSKILGSSFDYSKFELDNRFYQKVGEKQVLAANVFVGSSSKSTPFYDLFYLGSKRTRGINNRRYQDNAELSMALEYRFPIAGRFGGAVFGSSGTVAPALNKLLSSAYKNAGGIGLRYIINKRDGVRIRVDYGMSNEGGNFYFTIKEAF, encoded by the coding sequence ATGGCGCAAAAAAAGACTAAGGTTAGTCAAGACTCCATTGTTGATCATTTAAAGATATCTGCTTTTCCTGTGGTATTTTACACGCCAGAAACTGCTTTTGGATTTGGAGGTATTGGTATCGCTAATTTCTGGTTGAAAGATGAAAAAAAGACAACAAGACCATCGTCTTTGCAATTAGGAGCTAGTTATACGACCAAAAATCAGATTTTGGTATATGCGCCTTTTGAATTTTATAAAGATGATGAGAAATGGCGTTTGTCCGGAGAGTTTGGCTTTTATAAATACTTCTATAATTTTTTTGGTGTTGGTATTGATAGTAGAGAAGAAGATGAAGAAACCTATGAAGTTACTTTTCCTAGAGTGCGGCTGGCTTTAATGCGAGAATTTTTACCTGATTTTTATTTAGGATTAGGCTATGAGTTTGATAGCTACAGTAGCCTTAGAATTGAGGAAAATGGAATTTTAGAAGCTTCAAACGTTCCGGGAAAGCAGGACGGTACCATTTCTAATGTGGGTTTGCAGGTATCCTATGACACTAGGGATAATAACTTTTTTCCCACCAAGGGATTTTATATTCAGGGTAACGTGTTTACTTCTAGTAAAATCTTGGGTTCTAGTTTTGACTATTCAAAGTTTGAGTTGGACAATCGTTTTTATCAGAAAGTAGGAGAGAAACAAGTTCTTGCTGCCAACGTGTTCGTAGGTAGCAGTAGTAAGAGTACCCCTTTTTATGATTTATTTTATTTAGGTTCCAAACGAACTAGAGGTATTAATAACAGAAGGTATCAGGATAATGCTGAGTTAAGTATGGCATTAGAGTACCGTTTTCCTATTGCAGGCAGATTTGGAGGTGCTGTGTTCGGTTCTTCAGGAACCGTTGCCCCAGCTTTAAATAAGTTACTTTCTTCGGCTTACAAGAATGCAGGAGGCATAGGGCTCCGTTATATTATAAATAAAAGAGATGGCGTTCGTATACGGGTAGATTATGGCATGTCTAATGAAGGAGGGAACTTTTATTTTACCATAAAAGAAGCATTTTAA
- a CDS encoding tetratricopeptide repeat protein, which yields MRYITICIVLFFLSSCKTESEHLLTNKEDYDKYLASEPSQTTSKYFELWNSKIKPDSSQLMSFGIVGGEYDRYFKSTGDIQYLKKAEQVLKKAVDIAAIGKAGYYRALARNYISQHRFREAAQLADSARTINSGIDQTLGLMFDVNMELGNYDKAKTYLDSLKNMNDFAYLIRVSKWNDHKGDLDTTIRFMEKAKKKAEVAKSESLRLWSYTNLADYYGHAGRIKDSYEHYLKALELDPGNAYAKKGIAWIVFSYEKKAGEAMRILDSVTKNYKAPDYYLLKAEVADFMGDDLKSLSNFDTYFEMVQNPAYGDMYNTYNVSLYLDRTDQFDKALKLSRKEVGNRPTPESYSLLAYSHFKKGDKEKALEIVQEYIEGKTFEPAILLYAAEIYKATGQIEKAEAIKTELAEAIYELGPSSEGSIAKL from the coding sequence ATGAGATACATTACTATTTGCATTGTGTTATTTTTTCTTTCCTCATGCAAAACAGAATCAGAACACCTATTGACCAATAAGGAGGATTATGATAAATATTTGGCCTCAGAGCCATCTCAAACCACTTCAAAATATTTTGAACTTTGGAATTCCAAGATAAAACCAGATAGTTCTCAGTTAATGAGCTTTGGTATAGTAGGTGGAGAGTACGACCGCTACTTTAAGAGCACTGGTGATATACAATATTTAAAAAAGGCAGAACAAGTCTTAAAAAAAGCGGTAGACATAGCTGCCATTGGTAAGGCAGGTTACTATAGGGCTTTAGCCAGAAATTATATTTCTCAGCACCGTTTTAGAGAAGCGGCGCAACTTGCAGATTCTGCCCGTACAATAAATAGTGGTATTGATCAAACACTAGGGCTTATGTTTGATGTAAATATGGAATTGGGGAACTATGATAAGGCCAAAACATATTTGGATAGCCTTAAAAATATGAATGATTTTGCATATTTGATTCGAGTATCAAAATGGAATGATCACAAAGGTGATTTGGATACTACCATACGTTTTATGGAAAAAGCAAAGAAGAAAGCCGAAGTTGCAAAAAGTGAAAGTTTAAGATTGTGGTCTTACACTAATCTTGCAGACTATTACGGTCATGCCGGAAGAATTAAAGATTCTTATGAGCATTATTTAAAAGCATTAGAACTAGATCCTGGAAACGCCTATGCAAAGAAGGGAATAGCATGGATAGTCTTCTCATACGAAAAGAAAGCAGGAGAGGCCATGCGCATCCTAGATTCTGTCACAAAAAATTATAAAGCTCCAGACTATTATTTGCTTAAAGCTGAAGTGGCGGACTTTATGGGCGATGATTTAAAAAGCCTATCAAATTTTGATACTTATTTTGAAATGGTTCAAAACCCTGCATATGGAGATATGTACAATACGTATAATGTTTCGCTTTATTTAGATAGAACGGATCAGTTTGACAAGGCGTTAAAACTGTCAAGAAAAGAAGTGGGTAATAGGCCAACACCAGAATCATATAGTTTGTTGGCGTATAGTCACTTTAAAAAAGGAGATAAAGAGAAGGCATTAGAAATTGTTCAAGAGTATATTGAGGGGAAAACATTTGAACCAGCTATACTACTCTATGCTGCTGAGATTTATAAGGCTACAGGGCAAATTGAGAAAGCTGAAGCCATTAAAACAGAATTAGCCGAAGCAATTTATGAATTGGGACCTTCCTCGGAAGGGAGTATCGCAAAATTATAG
- a CDS encoding Lrp/AsnC family transcriptional regulator produces MENLDLTDLELLKQLQKNSNITTKELAATVNLSPTPVYERVRKLEKEGYIKRYSALLDAEKMGLELIVFCDITLKQHTKDIGNQFVKDICAVDEVTECYNISGDYDFRLKVLVRDMKHYQDFVINTLGAVNNIGSAHSTFVIGTIKQSYGVPF; encoded by the coding sequence ATGGAAAATTTAGATTTGACCGATTTAGAGTTGTTAAAGCAACTTCAAAAAAACTCGAATATTACTACAAAAGAGTTGGCAGCCACAGTTAATTTATCACCCACTCCGGTTTATGAAAGAGTCCGGAAACTGGAAAAAGAGGGGTATATTAAAAGATATTCGGCTTTGTTGGACGCCGAAAAAATGGGACTTGAGCTCATTGTTTTTTGCGACATCACCTTAAAACAACATACAAAAGATATTGGAAATCAATTTGTTAAAGATATTTGTGCGGTGGATGAGGTAACGGAATGCTACAATATATCCGGTGATTATGACTTTAGGTTAAAGGTCTTGGTACGGGACATGAAGCATTATCAAGACTTTGTAATCAATACTTTGGGAGCGGTGAATAATATAGGTAGTGCGCACAGCACTTTTGTTATCGGAACTATAAAACAGAGTTACGGCGTTCCGTTTTAG
- a CDS encoding 2TM domain-containing protein, protein METSGLDRRSKQVRAKKKIERLKGFYIHLAVFIIVNIMVISGSVVGHMNNGDSFVEAFFNFGTFSTFIFWGIGVLFHGTKVFSYNPFFSKAWEERQIQKYMDSDRENMKKFM, encoded by the coding sequence ATGGAAACATCAGGATTAGATAGAAGAAGTAAGCAGGTAAGGGCCAAGAAAAAAATAGAGCGGTTAAAAGGGTTTTACATTCACTTGGCAGTTTTTATAATAGTGAATATTATGGTTATTTCCGGGTCGGTTGTGGGGCATATGAACAATGGGGATAGTTTTGTGGAGGCGTTCTTTAATTTTGGGACCTTTTCAACTTTTATTTTTTGGGGAATAGGTGTGCTGTTTCATGGGACTAAAGTGTTTTCGTATAACCCGTTCTTTAGTAAGGCTTGGGAGGAACGTCAAATTCAAAAGTATATGGATTCGGACAGGGAAAACATGAAAAAATTCATGTAG
- a CDS encoding 2TM domain-containing protein → MEGNRILKDLFWGFIIGNLVFFGFISYSYFLNEQHFELIYEDIWREYFTNIVFSILLYFVNMSWLYFLLKKFQRNIYTFKRMALAILGNVVVTCLGVFVAISVVLVALYNVPIEETLAYHTTINYVRSILISLGVSLVFYAIFYYRYRQENKVKEQKIIANTASAKFDALKNQLDPHFLFNSLNVLSSLIEEDPYQAQKFTSSLSKVYRYVLEQKSKDLIGLDEELQFAKTYVRLLTMRFENSLVFDIPEAALNPESKIVPLSLQLLLENAVKHNVVASGKPLHLKVYEEAGELVVVNNLQEKQVVKKSSGVGLRNIRERYALLTDRRVQIDKTASEFVVRLPILLKQISTMEIQHEYIEDKRYKKAKERVEAIKGFYGNLLAYCIVIPCLAFLNYKTTSFPWVIFPILGWGFGIAMHAMEAFGTNPLWGKRWEEKKMQEYMDDENF, encoded by the coding sequence ATGGAAGGTAACAGAATTTTAAAAGACCTCTTTTGGGGTTTTATCATAGGAAACTTGGTCTTCTTTGGGTTTATCTCCTATAGCTATTTTTTAAATGAGCAGCACTTTGAATTGATTTATGAAGATATCTGGCGGGAGTATTTTACGAACATTGTGTTTTCAATACTCTTGTACTTTGTTAATATGTCTTGGCTGTATTTTCTTCTGAAAAAATTTCAAAGAAACATATATACTTTCAAGCGCATGGCTCTGGCAATTTTGGGTAATGTGGTAGTTACCTGCTTGGGCGTCTTTGTGGCTATTTCTGTGGTTTTGGTGGCACTTTATAATGTGCCAATTGAAGAGACTTTGGCATATCATACCACAATTAATTATGTACGTTCCATACTTATTTCGCTAGGTGTTTCTTTAGTTTTTTATGCTATCTTTTATTATAGGTATCGGCAGGAAAATAAAGTTAAAGAGCAGAAAATAATAGCCAATACGGCATCGGCAAAATTTGATGCTTTAAAGAATCAATTAGACCCTCACTTCTTGTTCAATAGTCTAAATGTGTTGTCTAGTCTAATTGAAGAAGACCCGTATCAAGCGCAGAAGTTTACGTCTTCCTTATCAAAGGTTTATCGTTATGTACTTGAACAAAAGAGTAAAGATTTAATAGGGCTTGATGAAGAGCTCCAATTTGCTAAAACCTACGTAAGGTTGTTAACTATGCGGTTTGAAAATAGTTTGGTTTTTGATATCCCGGAAGCAGCTTTAAATCCGGAGTCTAAGATTGTTCCTTTGTCGCTTCAGTTGCTTCTTGAAAACGCTGTAAAGCATAATGTGGTGGCTTCAGGAAAGCCGTTGCATTTAAAAGTTTATGAAGAGGCGGGGGAGTTGGTGGTGGTTAATAACCTTCAAGAGAAACAAGTGGTAAAGAAGAGTAGTGGTGTTGGTTTGCGTAATATTCGGGAACGCTATGCGCTTCTGACAGATAGAAGAGTTCAAATAGATAAAACGGCTTCCGAGTTCGTTGTAAGGTTACCTATACTTTTAAAACAAATTTCAACTATGGAAATACAACATGAATATATTGAGGATAAACGCTATAAGAAAGCAAAAGAACGGGTGGAGGCTATTAAGGGGTTTTATGGTAATTTGCTGGCATACTGTATTGTAATTCCTTGTCTAGCTTTTTTGAACTATAAAACTACAAGCTTTCCATGGGTTATTTTCCCTATTTTAGGTTGGGGCTTCGGGATTGCAATGCATGCTATGGAAGCTTTTGGGACTAATCCGCTTTGGGGGAAACGATGGGAGGAGAAAAAGATGCAAGAGTATATGGATGATGAGAACTTCTAA
- a CDS encoding 2TM domain-containing protein: MEQESKYIRAKERVENEKKFYSGLISYVVTISFLAAINYYTNHFAYAWFLWAAFGWGIGIIVSAIKTFGFNPLFGRDWEQRKIKQFMQEDEGRAKWQ, encoded by the coding sequence ATGGAGCAAGAAAGCAAATATATCAGAGCGAAAGAAAGAGTTGAGAATGAGAAAAAGTTCTATAGTGGGTTAATTTCTTATGTGGTAACCATAAGCTTCTTGGCGGCTATTAACTATTATACGAATCACTTTGCGTACGCTTGGTTTTTGTGGGCTGCATTTGGTTGGGGAATAGGTATTATAGTTAGTGCTATAAAGACTTTTGGGTTTAATCCGCTTTTTGGCCGTGATTGGGAACAGCGAAAAATAAAGCAGTTTATGCAAGAAGATGAGGGGAGAGCCAAATGGCAATAA
- a CDS encoding DUF4331 family protein, whose amino-acid sequence MKIHTLKYMFLSLCAATMFVACDDDDALEMVETTCTDGIMNGTETGVDCGGTSCQPCEDGGGDADGDGDDMMVTPPDFSGTYAQVDFMGRPGINTVLSIPDFKDPYNQAVPSTIAEFYQKDFENRLEGLHDVYAELLGLNPEDVNYQPNILGDILNGPEKDGFTDNPVSAELLTTILANDVLEVAPDLPTTYFNPGTGAPNYEGAIGLTGRTLQDDVIDVSLILLFGGGDGARFNGQEVEGVGTFPRLVSDGVAITAEPTSTFPYLGAPE is encoded by the coding sequence ATGAAAATACATACTTTAAAATATATGTTCTTATCACTTTGTGCAGCTACTATGTTTGTTGCTTGTGATGATGATGACGCTTTGGAAATGGTAGAGACCACCTGTACTGATGGTATCATGAACGGTACGGAAACTGGTGTAGATTGCGGTGGAACTTCTTGTCAGCCATGTGAAGATGGTGGCGGAGATGCAGATGGAGATGGTGATGATATGATGGTAACTCCTCCTGATTTTTCAGGTACTTATGCTCAGGTAGATTTTATGGGTAGACCAGGAATTAATACAGTATTGAGTATTCCTGATTTTAAGGACCCGTATAACCAAGCTGTACCCTCTACAATTGCTGAATTTTATCAAAAAGATTTTGAAAATAGATTAGAAGGTTTACATGATGTTTATGCTGAGTTATTAGGTCTGAATCCTGAGGATGTAAATTACCAGCCTAATATTTTAGGAGATATTCTAAACGGACCTGAAAAAGATGGTTTTACGGATAACCCTGTGAGTGCTGAGCTGTTGACTACAATTTTGGCTAACGATGTTTTGGAGGTTGCTCCAGATTTGCCAACTACATATTTTAATCCGGGAACTGGTGCTCCAAATTACGAAGGAGCTATTGGTTTAACGGGTAGAACGCTACAAGATGATGTTATTGATGTTTCTCTAATTCTTCTTTTCGGAGGAGGGGACGGTGCACGTTTCAATGGTCAAGAAGTAGAAGGAGTAGGTACATTCCCAAGATTGGTTTCTGATGGTGTGGCTATTACTGCAGAGCCTACAAGTACATTCCCATATTTGGGAGCTCCTGAATAA
- a CDS encoding efflux RND transporter permease subunit — translation MHKILALKKTILVIFGILSVFAVLALGNLKFSFDFSQFFPEGDPDLIFYNEFIEEFGTDDNFLLIAIENESTVFDQAFLERFDALSKEAKKLPFVTQSQSLTTLFYPLKTSFGYTKLPIIHINDSTKYASDFEKLKEDNFYTNALIDENGTSLVLALETEDKLDYEQSIVLLTKVRSLLNKHGLKNHHLLGRTYFYEALVAMQKHEVTVTSIASILLIFLVLLLIYRRILIVFIALFSITIALLLFLGLLSVLGKELNAMAAFYPILMLIVGTSDVIHIVDDYLIKLKTGLPKEKALWSTLKEVGTSTLLTSATTAIGFASLLTSKSSSISDFGLNAAIGVLTAFVTVIFLTSALILLPKKEYLLPKREASKKWPKLLSGINNYTKKHHRPILYGSLIFTLVCTYGITKIDTNYQIKESLPTNSTIASDFKFFQDHYSGFRPLEVAVMTQGESKISDFDVIQQIEKVEQQLRTEAPIKNINSISSFYKTLHKAHNLNKSDFFVLPKDSVTFESYKADINKMARKQYAKFVNKNETKSRIRARVLDVGTDTLNQLYERFDRFTAAQTDSSQVKFKLTGSGVLLDKNSYYIQDSLISGLLAGLLMVALIMALLFKNLKLLLISLLPNLVPLLFAGALLGYLNIPLESTISVVFAIVFGIAVDDTIHFLGRYKLSRDGGLSKEAALEVTFLKTGRALIITTTTLFFGFLILLFSAHAPSVTIGLLVSITLLTALVLDLLLLPVLIRKWLR, via the coding sequence ATGCACAAAATACTTGCCTTAAAGAAAACCATACTTGTTATTTTTGGTATTCTGAGTGTTTTTGCCGTGCTAGCCTTAGGAAACTTAAAATTCTCTTTTGATTTTAGTCAGTTTTTTCCAGAAGGCGACCCTGACCTTATATTTTATAATGAATTTATAGAAGAGTTTGGAACCGATGATAATTTTCTTCTTATTGCCATTGAGAATGAATCAACGGTTTTTGACCAAGCTTTTTTAGAGCGGTTTGATGCGCTTTCAAAAGAAGCTAAAAAACTTCCGTTCGTAACCCAATCTCAATCTCTTACTACTCTTTTTTACCCGTTGAAAACCTCTTTTGGATACACAAAACTACCAATCATTCATATAAACGACTCCACTAAATATGCTTCGGATTTTGAGAAACTAAAAGAAGATAACTTTTATACAAATGCTTTAATAGATGAGAATGGTACTTCTCTAGTCCTTGCCTTAGAAACAGAAGATAAACTTGATTATGAGCAAAGTATTGTCCTATTAACCAAGGTTAGGTCTTTGTTGAATAAACATGGGCTTAAAAACCATCATCTTCTTGGGCGTACGTATTTCTATGAAGCCCTTGTAGCTATGCAAAAACATGAAGTTACAGTAACCAGCATCGCTTCAATTTTGCTTATATTTCTAGTGCTTTTGCTTATTTATAGAAGAATACTTATTGTTTTTATTGCGCTATTCTCTATTACCATTGCGCTATTACTGTTTTTAGGACTGTTATCTGTATTGGGCAAGGAACTGAACGCCATGGCGGCTTTCTACCCCATCTTAATGCTTATAGTAGGAACATCAGATGTTATTCATATTGTTGATGATTATCTAATCAAGTTAAAAACCGGACTGCCCAAAGAGAAAGCACTTTGGTCTACTCTTAAAGAAGTAGGCACTTCAACCCTTTTAACATCTGCAACCACTGCCATAGGTTTCGCTTCGCTTTTAACTTCCAAATCTAGTAGTATTAGTGATTTTGGTTTAAACGCCGCTATTGGAGTCCTAACGGCTTTTGTTACCGTTATTTTTCTGACGAGTGCACTTATATTACTCCCCAAGAAAGAATATTTATTACCTAAAAGAGAGGCTTCAAAAAAATGGCCAAAACTGCTTTCAGGCATAAACAACTACACCAAAAAACACCATCGCCCAATACTCTATGGTAGCCTTATATTTACCTTGGTTTGTACTTATGGAATCACTAAAATAGATACCAATTATCAAATAAAAGAGAGTTTACCCACGAATAGTACTATTGCATCGGATTTCAAATTTTTTCAAGACCATTACTCGGGTTTTAGACCGTTGGAAGTTGCCGTTATGACTCAAGGCGAGAGCAAAATATCTGACTTTGACGTAATTCAACAAATTGAAAAAGTTGAACAACAATTAAGAACGGAAGCTCCTATTAAAAACATAAATTCAATATCATCATTCTACAAAACCTTACACAAAGCACACAACCTAAATAAATCAGATTTCTTTGTTTTACCTAAAGACTCTGTGACTTTTGAAAGTTATAAAGCAGATATTAATAAAATGGCCCGTAAACAATACGCCAAATTTGTAAATAAGAATGAAACGAAATCTAGAATAAGAGCCAGGGTACTTGATGTTGGCACAGACACCTTAAACCAACTATATGAGAGGTTTGACAGATTTACGGCAGCACAAACAGATTCTAGTCAAGTAAAATTTAAACTAACCGGAAGTGGTGTACTTCTAGACAAAAACTCCTATTACATTCAAGACAGCCTAATTTCTGGATTGCTGGCCGGTTTATTAATGGTAGCATTAATTATGGCACTATTATTCAAAAACCTGAAATTGCTTTTAATTTCCTTGCTACCAAATTTGGTTCCACTTTTATTTGCGGGAGCATTGTTAGGATATTTAAATATCCCTTTAGAATCAACAATTTCAGTTGTTTTTGCCATTGTTTTTGGCATTGCGGTAGATGACACTATTCACTTTTTAGGAAGATACAAATTAAGCCGAGATGGTGGCTTAAGTAAGGAGGCTGCCCTAGAAGTTACCTTTTTAAAGACGGGTAGAGCTCTAATCATAACCACGACAACCCTGTTCTTTGGATTTTTAATACTACTTTTTTCGGCGCATGCGCCTAGTGTAACCATAGGATTACTAGTAAGTATTACCCTTTTAACAGCTCTGGTATTAGACCTGTTATTACTACCAGTACTTATTAGAAAATGGCTTAGATAG